One segment of Pyricularia oryzae 70-15 chromosome 3, whole genome shotgun sequence DNA contains the following:
- a CDS encoding alpha/beta hydrolase, whose amino-acid sequence MISNTRVVLAAASLSSVAPRFPNTSSTASGNSNNNKNNNASTSVSVGVGNNKSNSTSATISLSSGESIPSSAKTRPARTTSTSRQQPPASPQGATPEPRYPEPPALRTMSAYFPLGYKDAAYQWWTSVTPPIAQQNLLSYIPYIKASLGAAAAAAIPKPDSTTQSDPYGRRTWRTSMVQLSGKDRAINEFTVEREGEEVDNTLVVLHGYGAGLGFFYKNFEPLTRDPGWRLHSLDLLGMGNSSRPSFKVYAKEQKAKIREAEDWFVDALEEWRRIRKIEKFTLLGHSLGGYLAISYAIKYPGRLNKLILASPVGIPEDPYAVNAEMPEPSSSTIANEFTQDQKEDIVKATEPVKDKNNFLNARPKAEAKATNDKEPPKRPINKWFVWLWDANVSPFSLVRLSGPFGPRLVSGWTSRRFSHLPEAESQALHDYSYSLFRQRGSGEYALAYLLAPGAFARSPMINRIQEVGRQVFKKEDGSQTRETGIPVVFMYGEQDWMDIGGGYAAEEKLKARSRQALLQGTEEEKRKENGRARVVSIPKAGHHLYIDNADEFNRVVMEELRATAEQVRKEKSA is encoded by the exons ATGATCAGCAACACTCGCGTCGTGTTAGCAGCTGCCTCGCTCTCTTCTGTCGCGCCGCGTTTTCCCAACACTTCTTCGACTGCCAgcggcaacagcaacaacaacaagaacaacaacGCCAGCACAAGTGTCAGCGTCGGTGTCGGCAACAACAAAAGCAACAGCACAAGCGCAACAATATCCCTGTCGAGCGGCGAGAGTATCCCCTCGTCGGCAAAGACCAGGCCCGCAAGAACAACCTCCACATCGAGACAGCAACCGCCGGCCTCCCCACAAGGCGCAACCCCAGAGCCTCGTTATCCTGAACCCCCCGCTCTGCGCACAATGTCGGCTTACTTTCCACTTGGATACAAGGACGCTGCCTACCAGTGG TGGACAAGCGTAACACCGCCAATAGCACAGCAAAACCTTCTTTCATACATCCCTTACATCAAAGCCTCGCTGGgggcagccgcagcagcagccattcCCAAGCCTGATTCTACCACCCAGTCTGACCCCTATGGCCGACGGACGTGGCGCACCAGCATGGTGCAGCTCTCGGGCAAGGACAGAGCCATAAACGAGTTCACTGTCGAGAGGGAAGGCGAGGAGGTTGACAACACGCTAGTAGTCCTGCACGGCTACGGGGCCGGGCTTGGTTTCTTCTACAAAAACTTTGAGCCCCTTACCCGCGACCCTGGCTGGAGGCTACACTCTCTAGACTTGCTTGGCATGGGCAACTCGTCACGGCCCTCCTTCAAGGTGTATGCCAAAGAACAGAAAGCCAAGATCAGGGAGGCTGAGGATTGGTTTGTCGATGCTCTTGAGGAGTGGCGCCGCATTCGAAAAATCGAAAAGTTTACACTACTAGGGCATTCTCTGGGCGGATATTTGGCCATATCATACGCCATAAAATACCCGGGTCGTCTCAACAAACTCATTCTAGCCTCCCCTGTGGGTATTCCCGAGGACCCATATGCCGTCAACGCGGAAATGCCGGAGCCAAGCTCTTCGACCATTGCAAATGAGTTTACGCAAGACCAAAAAGAGGACATCGTCAAGGCTACAGAGCCTGTAAAAGACAAGAACAACTTCCTTAACGCCCGGCCAAAAGCAGAGGCCAAGGCTACGAACGACAAGGAGCCGCCGAAAAGGCCAATCAATAAGTGGTTCGTCTGGCTCTGGGACGCCAACGTCTCACCTTTCAGCCTCGTGCGGTTGTCCGGGCCTTTCGGTCCACGTCTTGTCTCGGGTTGGACGAGCCGGCGCTTCAGCCACCTTCCCGAGGCTGAATCTCAGGCCCTGCACGACTATTCGTACTCGCTCTTCCGTCAACGTGGAAGCGGCGAATACGCCCTGGCCTACCTGCTCGCACCTGGCGCCTTTGCCCGCAGTCCCATGATTAACAGGATTCAGGAGGTTGGTCGGCAGGTCTTCAAAAAGGAGGACGGCTCCCAGACCCGCGAGACCGGCATCCCTGTCGTTTTCATGTACGGCGAGCAGGACTGGATGGACATAGGCGGCGGCTATGCGGCGGAggagaagctcaaggccaGGTCTAGGCAGGCGCTGCTGCAAGGCACtgaggaggagaagaggaAAGAGAACGGCAGGGCGAGGGTCGTGTCGATCCCCAAAGCCGGCCACCATCTATACATCGACAACGCCGACGAGTTCAACAGGGTTGTTATGGAGGAGTTGAGGGCCACGGCGGAGCAGGTTCGCAAGGAGAAATCGGCATGA